Within the Telopea speciosissima isolate NSW1024214 ecotype Mountain lineage chromosome 4, Tspe_v1, whole genome shotgun sequence genome, the region TTGCTTGGATAGTAttgtataacatccacttagctatagattcctttACCATCCCCTTCATGTTTTTCCATGCTTCCTTTATCTTAGGCTGCTTGCTGCCTTTCTTCCTGTAGACACTAGGATTCTGGTGTAGTGTCGGGTCAACTCGTGGAGTGTAGTGCCGGGTCAACTCGTGGCGGTACTACTAGAGGTGTTGGAGGCAGAGCTGCCCTTGTACTCCGTGATCTCCTGAAGGGATTGGGCAACCTAGGTTGCCTACCACCTGCTCTAGAGCTACCAGCTCCTCTACTACCACTACCACCTGCTCTAGAGGCACCGGCTCttccactaccacctactctcaGTCTCTCCTGATCCTCGTGATAAGTGGCTCTGCTCCTCACCTGTACccgtctccaatccctagcctcttcCTCGGTCTATATATCATCAAGCATATACACAagatcatcactgtcatccatcatcatcatcatagcCTCCTACTGTACTCCTCACTGCATCCTCAAGTTCTACCCTTGCTTTCTCCCTCTGAGTCTTCCTCTTACTTCCTCTATTCATGTACTCCTTTATGGTCTTAGATACCTCAgcagggaccatatgacatgagAGCACTTCAGAAAAATTCCCAGCCAGATattgtttgagtctagtggcaccGCCTTCCAAAAACTTCTGGTGATAGTAAttgcaatgtttttcttttatccccatcaattgccACTCCATGCAATCATGCAATGTCAGCCCTAGGGCGCCTAGGTGGCCTCTGCTCCCCCTGCCTCTTTCGTCTATCACGGTCCGCCATAATCTGACTTgtttactgttgcatgaataaaacaattcattaatcactgaagcacatcaattgTTATACTTAGAGAGCACTAAAACAAGTATATAGCTTTTTAGTATTTTCCCCCTAAcccttttattttccttatatttaaaaaaaaaaaattcaaatatttttcaaataatattGGCCTAgtacaacaaaaccaaaaatgattTGCAATGGGCAGCACTTCAAAACCATGTAGAATatactttcatatttttcaaaccaaaacttcatatttttttccttgtattttttgaattttaaataattttcatactttcagaaaattaaaataattaattattgacagaaaaaaaatttcaacactgTAAGTCCATAAATCGGCTAATGGtatctaacatatatttaactGATCCCCGTACAGTTTACAtaaccccaattttttttttgttgttggaggaaaatcaaaattttgaagtagaaaaataaaatatatatagagagaaaaaaaaaatcgaccCCGTGAAGAGATCGGCCTCTGGTGCCTAACATATAATAAATTCATCACTAACCATCATGTATTGatcatatttttctttaaaaaaaaacatttttagaGAATATGGTTTACCTGAAATTGTAGAACAAGCTTCAATGATGTGTTTCCAAGTGATTCTGGGGTTGATCCTGcgaaaaattgaagaacaaaGCTCATAATAGCAAGCTGGAACTTCAAaagtcaaaatgaggtaacccagAGAGgtcttggtcgaaatttcgatcgaGACTGACGAGATTTGAGCCTTTTATAATGTGACTTTGTAACGTCTGACCAGAATTTCGGTGAGATGTTACAAACAGTCTAAATTTCAACTgaaatctttcatttttccattTCAAAGTACCATTTCGTTTCAGCTCGACCAAAATATTCAATATTTCCAAGATCTCAACGAAATTTTgatgagattttgaactatgtaTTTAACCAAGtaaaatataaaaggaaaaaccacaatttccaattttttggttttagcaAAGTTTCTGGGTAATCCACAAGATATGATCAGATTGGGTATTCCACCAAAAGTGGGAATGACCCAAATGATTCCTCCTTGTGGCCCAAATAGGCTGACTATTTTGTATACTCGGCCAGAGGTGCATTCTCTAATTATAGCTTCAGTGAGAGTGATATTTtataatgggttttttttttttttcctgataatCAACTTGTTGAAATGATGTTACACTTTAAAATGTGCTCAGCAAGTTATTTGTCAAATAGTTGATCTTATGTAATTTCATTCATACTTAAATTAATTAAGAGGTTAATACTTACTACAAGGAAAGAATTTTGCAAGAAATACCTGCATAATCGGTGTTCATTACAtatattttatgaaaatgattCTTATAGCATAATGTTTATCAATTTGAACTGATGTGGGATGCATCAAAAGTATGAGATGTCTTGCTGAATAAGGTGTGGTTAGATATGGCACTCTGAAGAAGGTATTAGAGAGTTGCAGTGTAGGAAATGGTTCTGtcatataccaaaaaaaatatttggttgCTTCTCCTTCAGCTAGGTGGTTATTTAGAAAAGGAATGCAATGTCTTTTGAGGAATCAGACGGAATCAGTTCATAGGGAGGCTGCTAAGGCTATgagtttgatgtttttttttgggattctCTTTTTGAGTATACCCATGTCCAGGATATCTGTAGAGACTGGCAAAGCTATTTTTGTTAGATATGTTCTCTTTTTTGTTCATTTGTTAGCTCAGCTGGGGTTTCTCCCTAATAAATTTTTCGACATACAAaaagaatatgatgaaaaaatATGCATCAGATTAATTTAGGATATTCTGAAGTTAATTACTATTGGACTTCACATGTTTCACACTAACTTTTTGTGCATGGTGTGTGGTCTTGTTAGGCATGGCCTAGGTGTCACCTAGTGAACCCAGCGGCCAAGGGAGGGCTAGGCAATACCAGCTTTGGTGAGATGTGAGGTTTAACTAGGTGCTCGTCTTGGTACCTACGTGACCAGGCATGCACTTGGGTTGGAACTATGGCTAGGCAACCCAACCCATAAGACTTTACTATCTTATTTTCTTATGTGCCAtttgttttatatttgtttCTTGTTTATGTCTAGCactttatcatcttcttctaattATTGTGTGAGAAAGGCAGATTCAAACTCTCAGGATGTGTGGATAttgttggttttatttttttcatattagAATGTACAATACATTATGGAAGGAGCTGGGAGGTATAACCTAAGCAACACTGCCTTGGGTTGCCAATGCATTTTGACAATACTAGATGGAGTATCTCATTCTGAtgtattcaaattttttttttttaatttattggatTTGCGTTCATATGTTCAATTGTTCATTGGAGTTTGTGTGTAGAAATCCTTTATGGATACTTGAGGTCTAGCATACTCTATATGCTATGATAGCAAGTACTTCCACTTcgtatatttttttgatagttCTTCCTTTAATTTAGTGACTTGGGACCTGGCAATGTTGTTTATTCTCACCTTTTCTGCGGTTCCAAACAGAAATTCACTCCCCTTACTATTTACCTTCAAATTtccaaaacagaaaagaaaaaaagaagagctaCTTCAAAATTAGCAGAAGATTGTCAAAAAACGTCCAAATTTTTTCTCAGGCCAAAATTGTAAAACGAGAGAGATGTTTTTGCTTGTGAATTTTCTGTATATTATAAACTCAATCTCTTGGTCTATTAAAATGTGGTAGTAAATTCAATATTGTTGTATACTTAAATGACATGACCCAATTTTGTGGACTTAGGCTGCTGCAGTTGCTAAGAATGCTGCAAAGGGAATTTCAGAGATTCAAAATATAGAACCTAACTTAGAGTCTGAAAAGGAGGGGGAATCAGAGGAAGCAGCAAGTGAAggggaacatgaagaagacgATGACAAACTGCGGAAGTCAGCCCTGGATAAATTGGAGAAAGCCAGTGAAGAATCTTTTCTGGGCCAGGTAAGCAGAACTTCGAATTTTCTATTATATATTCTTGATACATGATATTAAATACTGCTTGTAAATCTCACTGTTTTTCATGTAAGTAGTCCTGTACCCTAATGCAGGTTCTGTTCATCTCTGCTTTTATTTCTGATATGCTACTACAGCACTGTTCTCTCTAGGGACTTGCTTTTTAATAAATTGTATagagtgctgtgtgaccgacgtaattctttaaagcttaaagggaaATTCTATAGAACTGTggtacgaccggctatgatgtatggggcagaatgctgagcagttaagaagtgtcatattgataagctttgtgtagcagagatgaggatgttaagatggatgtgtggtaaaacaaggaaggataaagtacataacgaacgtattagagcgGATGTGGGAGTCGCCCCGATCAGTGACAAACTCCAAGAGAGTTGCTTAAGGTGGtttggtcatattcaacggaggcctagggacgccccaataaggaggagtgatatgatcccgattgaaggagctaaaagagctaggggaaGGCCTAAAaagaccataggagaagtggtgaggaaggacatgcatagcctaggtcttATACCTAGTATGACTTCGGAtagggcctattggagggcaaggatccagatagcagaccccatttagctgagattctcctgtaATGATAGGTTGggcttctttcctcttactatctttcatcttccACTAGTCATTTTTCACTTTCCATTTTGTATCTAGTGTCATATTGCATCTTTCCTCagtttccatttcttctttcatattgcATCCCCTGTTAgaacttagttttcttttattgtgtttagatccatgtagccgaccccattaagttgggataaggctgattttgttgttgttgttgtatagatTGCATATTGCAGATATAAGTCACAACATACCTACTCCAAGCCTTTTGGACTATGCTGATTTTTGTGTGTGCTAGTTGTTTTTTACATTGAACTGCTTTAGCTTTTGCAGGTGTATTTTGAGCTTTTGTTTATCGTGTTAAGAGTATGAATCTATTCTTTCTGTCATTCCTCTGGGTTTCAGGGTCTTAAAGTTTTCGACAAATCTGTGGAAAATCTTGCTTCAGGAGCATGGCAAGCCTTTGGCAGTGCTTGGAAAGGGGGTTCTGACTTGGTCCACAAGTAAGTACGACGCATTGTTAACCTTGTATGACTTAGATAATTTACTCTGTCACTCTTTCATTGTTGTGATGACTGATAAGAAAAGTTATGCTGTGGAACACAATAATGGGAGACTTTGTGATTGAGATAGCATTACATTTATTGTTTGGACCGTAATTGGGCCTTTGAGACAATTGAAACTCATATGCCTACAGTCACAAGCTGTGCTGATTTCCTTATAAGCCTTTATATGTTCTATATTCTATTTGTGTGGCTTGGTGAACAAGTATTACAGGCATGCTTCTTAACATTATATTTCTAGCTCAATGCAATGAATTTATTCAATGAAGTAAATAATTATATGCTGAAATGTGTCATTGGAAAAACTTGGAGAGCAATTTTGTGATTAGATTTGCCTATATATGGTTTCTTACGCAACCTTTTGGATAAAACCTGACTAACCAGTGATTCTCTGCAAGCAGTATGTTATTTCAATATTGATTCGTAAATGAATAAGataggtaaataaataaatgactTCTTATTATTTCATATAATATCTCTGGTGAGTCTCAAAAAGATAAAATTGGACTGGGAACTGGAATTCAAGAGGGTGGGAGCATTAAATTTTGTGTTAGATGCAAAGCATGGATAGAGGCTTTCCTATGTTTCATTTGGGTACATTCTTTATGTGCAGCAAATTATTTAGTATTGATTAATGCTACATGTATAGTCAAGTTTACATAGTTTCTGATGTTTTTATCCTGTGAATTGATGCATTTGAAGTTGAgtgtgataattgaggattTTTGTGGGAAGAACCATAGAAGTGTTTATGTATTTCATAGTCACTTGTTGTAAGGGCTGCTTTTCGACTTCATATCTTGCATTATACTGAACCGTAGCTATAAAAATTTTCCCAATTGTGGAGAACAGTTGCTGCTGGTGGTTCTACTAATAAATTGTTCCTGTGCTTTGTAGGCTTGAGCATTCTGCTGTAACATCAGCTCCATCTCTAATAGAGGTTTGCACTTTGGTTGCCATATTTGCTTCTTAAGAGTGTCGGACATTTTTAGCTCATGTTTTTTCATTGTTACAGACAGGAAAATCTTTTACATCAAGGGGAATAGAAGTGCTTGAACGTGTGGGTAAGGAGACCATGGAACTACTGATTACTGAGACTGGTATTGAAGTTGAAAAGAACTCCAAGAAATCTGAGCAATCAACTGATTATGAGCAACTTTTTGAGGAAGTAACATTTGACCGATGCTTTTATATTTATGGAGGTCCAGAACAGCTGGAGGTAAATTTCTTTTGCTTTCGAGGATGCCCTTCCCTGGATGTGTCAGTGTGTGTAATTATGACTTCTTATGGAAGTTGAAACTTGTGGTGGATATCAGGAACTGGAGGCATTGTCCAACCATTATGCTTTGTTGTTTAACCGGAGAAAAGCAAAATTATCATCAGAACAAAAGTCTCTCTATGATGGGAAGCTTAGACAAGTTCAGCAAATTTTAAGTTTGAGTACTGAAATTGATGGAAGTGGTGTGGACTCggacaaaggaaagaaaattgaGACAACTGAAGAGGGAAGTGCTGGTGAGATGAAAATTTTACGTGATTCAAGTGTCAGCAAGGCTGCTAATATGGCTGCCGGGTAACAAAACTTGTACAGAGTCTCCCAGTTTATAATTGCTGTCCTTGTGTGcatatcttctattttttatgcTTGCTTCTACTGGCTCatcatgattttgtttttttttttttttttttttttttaaatcattggGATGCCTAACAGCAATGCTACTTGCTGCCCAAGTTCTGGTGTATCTGACTTTATATATGCTTCAAAGggtttgaattttttgtttaatgttCCCATATGCTCAGTTCAGGTAATACAATAACTGGTGCTAAGTGATTTGATttcattttgatgttttttcAGATCAATACCACTCTAATGATATAGTCATTCTGTGAGATTATAAATGAGATTATCTATTTGATTGGCTATAGGTCATGAGGTTTAATGtcctattaaaataaataacagTGGACCAATGAGAAGGTAGTTCCCTTTTATGCCAATGCCAAAGCACTGGACTGGCAGCAGTCATTTGTTCCAAACTAGGCCAACTAGGAGCTTCCTTGAGGAGCATGTTCCCCAAGAAGATATAGTGAATCCAACTAGAAACTATGCAGACAGTTCAAGTGGCAAAGGCTTTGATTATGGTGGTTAGTATGTAATATTTATGCAAGTGTCTCATCTGGTGCCACAGGATCCATATATTTGTGTCGGGCACCCCCTACAGCTCACCATGTGTCTCGAAGTTTAGAGTATCTGGACCTAAAGAAGTAGGCTTCCTACCTACAAGATTGATCAGATGATTTTTAACCATAGAGTCAATGCATTATTTTATAAGCTTTTTGAGCTCTCTATTAAAGTTGAGATGTTACATGCCACACTGTTGTTCAGATGATACTACACCtctaatttttcctttcagATGCTTTGTTTTTGCACCACTCATGGGCAACCTGTCTCCCTTTCTGGCACTATCCTTTCACATCAACTTTAATATATTTTGTCAATGGAAGCTTTTCCTCCCTTCCTGCATCAGTTACTTCACCAGTTTACCTATTTCGCATCTTCTCTGTTTTCATCATAATTATGAGAACCAGACAGGTTGCGTGAAACTCGTCCGATTTCGACATTTACCTGGTGGCCCTGGTTTGTGTGTGTATTAGAGATGTAAGTTCtttaaggaaaagagagagtttGGAGTTGAGAGACACTCAAAACCGCACCTGGGTTGTAAGAAGAATGCAAGATTAAGATGTCCAGAGAAGTACTGGCCATTGAGCCTCCCACAATTTTTGTGAATAAATTTCCTGCCTTCTTGCATATTTTGAATATGTGATTCATAGCAATTCCCTCTGGTGGATTCTAAGATCCTCTCTTGTTGGTGGATTACTGTTTcaatattcttttttatttcagttctgTTCTACTGTCAACGGGTCAGTTTTCTAAGCCCTCCTTTACATCTAGAGATTCCCTGATTTGGTGCTTAATTTTGCTAAGTTTCTTCTTGTCAATTTTCTAGAATATGACAAGATTACTCTCAAATTTCATTATTAAGTTTCTGATATGACATTTCAAATCTGGTTGCTGAAACTtagtttattatgttctatGTCATACTCCTGCTCTCTTTTATAGAATTTGCCATATAATTCCTGTCACACCACTCCATTCACTTGAGAATTCTGTCATTTTTTCCTATTGATAGTCCTGGACCTTTTCTATAGACTTGAGTTTGGAGGCTTTTAGTCCTTTAATTTCCACATATACCAGATTTCTCCCATTACCACCCTAACCTAACTTGTCTTGGTTTTACTTTTTTCTTATTCCTTTCTAATAGTTCTATCATGCTATTCCATAATTCCATCATTTGAtctgttttagttccatacttgcTCATTATTCTGcattcttgtttctatttttcctGTTATCCTACCAGCAAGTCCTATTCTCATAATATCTAAAATAGGGTCTCGGTCATTGATCTGCATTAAGGTGACAGCTGGTTATGTTGGAAATGCCTTAAGGTTGTCATCCCCAAGGACTGGGATTGAATTCCTACTTTACCAATACccctcccacaaaaaaaaaaatccccaaatttaaaagaaaaggatGGGTCCTGATTCATGTCACTAAGGTTTGTGATATGCCTATTCCCAAAACTATTACTTAGGCAAACATGGGTACATGTGATAAAGGACTCCACATCCATCTCATTAGTCAAACTGCAGCTCAAAGAAGCAGGGGAGATATATTAAAATTGTGTTCAAAGAGACAAGTACATTTAAATGCCATTAGATTCGTTTGGAGTGGAATTGCATTCTTGTGATTATTTAAGCTGAATTTGAGGGACGAGTTGGGCATGCTGTCATCTACCACATGGCAAAGAAATGTGACTTTGTTACATGAGACATCTTTGTGACACTAAGattccccccgcccccccccccccccccaaaaaaaagaaggagattAAGATATCTGGAATAATTCAGGACATCTACACTCATTACTCTTACATTCTCTTTACATTTTCAGGTTTGCAAATTCCCTTGTGGGCCTTGCTTCAAATGAGATTATTCAAAAGACTACTGGCAGGCTTGAAACCATTCACTCAGAGGGGGTCCATGTATGGGAATACTTGAGAAATTGCTTCTTATTGAGTTCTTGTTAAAATGGATTTTGCTTTGTAGTCTGTATGGTACTTAACTTTATGATTCTCACGCAGAGACTCTCAGAATTGTGCTGCTTAGCTGTGTCTCAACTTCTGATGCTTGGAAAATCTGTCATCGCCAATTCAAACAAAGTGCAGAGTGAAGATGCTGATCCAGAAACCCTGAAAATTGACTGGCCTGATGATTCCCTTGCGAAGGCGAAGATCATCAGACTTCGTGCACAATCAATGAGTGGAGATGTAGAAGCAGTTTCTGAGAGTTTTATCACAGGTATGTTCTTGAGCGTCCTGTCTTTTGATCATTTCATTTCCTTAATGGTATgagatcattttatttatataatcaCTTTGGTGATAATACGAAATTGTTGGCTAGAATTCTGTAACCTTGGTGGCTGCTGCAACCACAAGTGTGATGCCAAGGGGACTGCCTTGTGTTGGAATCAAGGCATTCTGGGGCTTCTTTTGTTTGCCCTTGATTCCAGAAGAGCACAGCTCCTCTGCGGAGCACTTTCAAGGTAGTTCTATTAGTATTTCCGTGACTACAAATATGTTTTACGTTCATGCCAATGCAAAAAATAATGCCCCTCCCCCCTGCGCAGGTAGGTTCTTTCCTTTTGTCTCTTTTAGTTGAAGACAAAATATTGTAGCATCTCCATGTCACCTAGTTTGCAACTGCTTCCATCTGTTATTTTATGTCATGGAGTTGATAAAATCTACTCCTGCTGCTCACATAGTCCTGTTTTAGGTTTTTCACTGTCCCAAAATGTTTGCCCATTTTGAAAACCAAGTAATAAAAGTTTGTTGGATTCCCTATAATGCCCCTATTTAATCATTCACACATTTATTGTATTCACTTGtcataattgtttccttcttttacAGAATCTAACTAATAGGCCAATGCTGGAAACACTGTTTGAATTTGTAGGATCGCATGCAACCCAAGAGGGAGGTGAATTGGGTTGTgaccaaataaaacaaaatataactAATTAAACACACACCCAATCCTAATCTTAATAGCATCACACAATGGcacaaaacagaaaacaaataaCTAACAAACATAGAAGGTGTCATGAAGGATATTATCGGATTGTTTGATGTAGATTGCTTAaggattttatagtggttcaaaCCAACCTGTCCTACGTCCACTATCTTGATCACGGGCCAATGATTTCTCCACTATCCGATTATTTTCTCAGGTAAGAATCAAGCCTTACAAAGCTAATCACTTTTTCATGCTAAGCACCCAGACCACCCTGGCCAAGGATTTCCAGCCAAGTCACACAGACCCAAGGATTTCTCTTTAAGCCACTCAGGCTTCTTTTACAGCAGAAATGGCTTCTTCTTTCAAGCCTGATAATTGTAAACCAATTAAGCACACTATGATCAATACAAGATATTTTAGCTTTTAAACTATACGCATTGCAGCACAAATTTCAGCGCTTTCTCAAGATATGACACTTGATCATAGTCACAACAGCTCTTCCCCAAAATGATGTTGTCAATGAAGTACACAGCTCTTCCCAAGATGATATAGCGATTTGTGTAGTGTGTTGTAGATCATATTGATTAATCTGTTTCATGAAATCAAATGATTCTATCCTCTTATAGGCAAAACAAACAAGCCGTTAAACTAGTTGTTAGAGTCAAGCTAAGCTTCTCCTTTGAAGATTTGAATTCATCTTTCATTCCTAAGAAAAACTAGCTATTGGAGAACCACTAAAAATTCAAATCAGTTCGAAGTATAAATTAATTTTAGTCTCCAAGATTCAACTTAAGATTTCCGAGAAAAACTAGTTGTTGGAGCTCCTCAGCATCAGTGAAGATGTTTAAGAGCCCTACAAGTGGTTAGAGTCAAAGTGGTCATTAATAAATAGTCAAAGACTTTTCAACTTCTTGACCACGCAACATTAAATACTATCGCACGAAAGGCCGCGTGACAGTCATGGAAGACTTTGGTTGCAAGGACTTGAGATGGTCACTCTTGGACATGCACAAAAGATGGTCATGGAAGATCGTGGCATCGTCTATCTGAGATGACTTAATCTCATAAACTCTCAGATATTCACGAAAGATCACACGAAAGACCGCAATGGTAGCCCGCGGACACAACATTATAAGCTTGGTTGTCCGTGAGTTCAGACTTTGAATATTTTGGATCTGCCAATTAAGCTCAATCATCCGTCCTTGTTTACAAAAGATTGTGGACAGCAGACTTAGATATCTTTCTAAGTCAAACCacatagtttttttatttttccatttaagtccttttttatgttattttttggttttaaacaCCTTGTTGATCATGTACATTAGGATTACATAAGTACTCCAATCGTATTCAAATCCTAATGCCGAGTCTTGAAGGAATCTTCCATTTGATGTAGCATTCAGCTCGTTGATTCTTCAAGCACACGGAATACCTTCTTTTCATGGAATACCGTATTCAATAGTTCTTCTTTCAATTAACAtgtcttgttctttcttcaactGTACCTCTTCAGCAGTTTGGGTAACCTTTATCTCTTGCCACATTTACCACACACAACCCATAATGGTTTTCATATCCGAAACTCATAATATATAAATGGAACGTTCTAGGTCCAACACAATTAGTGGGTGATTAATGCATTAATATAACCTTCTTAAGATGTGGGTTTTTTCAACCAAGGTAGTCGTTTTGGCCTTTTGGGACAGAGGGAGTATGATACATTTCCCTTTCTTGGGGCTGATAACGTTCACAATGGTTCGTGAACTTGTGGACTTGTTAAGTTCACAACTTGCCACACGCAAGCAATTGATCTGCATCTGGGTGGGTCCATGGTATAATGGGCTCTTCACCCATGTTATTGATCAAATTTAAACAGAAACTTAGCATCCTATGTGAGTTAAAAGTTTCTCCTAAGTTGTAAAAAGTTACAATTATGCTACTAACCTCCATTAGTTCATTTTAGACATTCATGGCattcttgtaatttttcatAACTTTGAACCATGATTTGGCCCACGTTATACATGTGTTGGACTGAAAATTTACAGTGAGATGGGTACAAGATCCTTTGTTACTTGGACCCACGCATGTCCATCATTTCTTGCTACATAGCAACTAATGTATTCCATAAAATTCAAATGGGAACTGTAACATCtcccttttctttaattattttttgatttaatGTTTTATTGAGCAACCTAATCTCGGTCCATCATGCAGGGATCTCAGATGTTACCGAAGCCTATTTGGCAGCCGTAAAAGATGCCAGTGCAGATGTCAAAGAGAGCCCTCAACAAACTACCATCCAGGAAAAGGCCAATGCCATCTCTGATCATTTGCGAGGTGACCAGACCACAGCCTTAGACAAAATCCAGGATGGGCTCCAATACTTGGCATTTGTTGTTCTTTCTACATCAATGCTCACTGCTTGAAACTTAATGATCTTCCTCCATGGTTCAATTTCAAGAGGTTTGTTTGGTAATATCtgtaaatagtgtccttatgtcCATTGAATTGAGCCCAGGGCTGCCAGTGGATTATCCTCCATTTTGCTGCCTAGGATATTGCAGGCAGGGTT harbors:
- the LOC122659674 gene encoding uncharacterized protein LOC122659674; this translates as MEENMQSPIKKELESDSASETASTPPSAKGGWRGWGISPFSVLSDLQKAAAVAAEEISRNAAAVAKNAAKGISEIQNIEPNLESEKEGESEEAASEGEHEEDDDKLRKSALDKLEKASEESFLGQGLKVFDKSVENLASGAWQAFGSAWKGGSDLVHKLEHSAVTSAPSLIETGKSFTSRGIEVLERVGKETMELLITETGIEVEKNSKKSEQSTDYEQLFEEVTFDRCFYIYGGPEQLEELEALSNHYALLFNRRKAKLSSEQKSLYDGKLRQVQQILSLSTEIDGSGVDSDKGKKIETTEEGSAGEMKILRDSSVSKAANMAAGFANSLVGLASNEIIQKTTGRLETIHSEGVHRLSELCCLAVSQLLMLGKSVIANSNKVQSEDADPETLKIDWPDDSLAKAKIIRLRAQSMSGDVEAVSESFITGISDVTEAYLAAVKDASADVKESPQQTTIQEKANAISDHLRGDQTTALDKIQDGLQYLAFVVLSTSMLTA